In Setaria italica strain Yugu1 chromosome IX, Setaria_italica_v2.0, whole genome shotgun sequence, the genomic stretch GAAAAAATCAACAGcgataaatattttgatatggagggagtactagtaCTAGCGTAGTAACAATTTTACGAACCACGTAAATGGATGCGAAATGGCCTTTAATTTTGGCACGCAAGATTATCTAAATGTTTGAATGGGAAATTTAGGATTGAAATTATTTGGCACTTTGTGATACGCGAATTCATAATGAGATTAACACTTATCTGATACGACAGaaggtttatttttttttgaagaattaCGTGCTTGGGGCCACTGGTAGATTTTCACATGCCATGAGAACACAAATCTAGCAGTTTGAACTCTGAAGGTCTGCCAATCTGACTGGCCGAATGCTGCAGGAGGAGTGACATCGATGGACCCATTTCTGAAGAAGTTCTTCCCGGCGGTGTACCATAGGAAGAACTCCGGCAGCCAGAACAACTACTGCAAGTACGACAACCAGGGCCTGGCGGCGTTCACCTCCTCACTGTACCTCGCCGGCCTCGTCTCCTCCCTCGCGGCGTCCCCCGTCACGAGGAACTACGGCCGCAAAGCCAGCATCGTCTGCGGCGGCATCAGCTTCCTCGTCGGCGCCACGCTCAACGTCGCCGCCGTGAACCTGGCCATGCTCATCCTCGGTCGCATCATGCTCGGCGTCGGAATCGGTTTCGGCAACCAGGTGCGGACCTGACGAGCTTTTTGATCGCTTGGTTGACTGAGCAATGCGTGCTTGGACTCCGAATAACAGTGTGTGTTCTTGGTGTCGCACGCAGGCTGTGCCGCTGTACCTGTCGGAGATGGCGCCGGCGCACCTCCGCGGCGGGCTGAACATGATGTTCCAGCTCGCGACGACGCTGGGCATCTTCACGGCGAACCTGATCAACTACGGCACGCAGAACATCAAGCCGTGGGGTTGGCGGCTGTCGCTGggtctggcggcggcgccggcgatgctGATGACCCTGGGCGGGCTGCTCCTCCCGGAGACGCCCAACAGCCTCATCGAGCGCGGGCGcgtggaggaggggcggcgcgtgCTGGAGCGCATCCGCGGCACGGCCGACGTGGACGCCGAGTTCACGGACATGGTGGAGGCGAGCGAGCTGGCCAACACCATCGAGCACCCGTTCCGGAACATCCTGGAGCGGCGCAACCGGCCGCAGCTGGTGATGGCCGTGTGCATGCCGGCGTTCCAGATCCTGACGGGCATCAACTCCATCCTCTTCTACGCGCCCGTCCTGTTCCAGAGCATGGGCTTCGGCGGGAACGCGTCGCTCTACTCCTCCGTGCTCACCGGCGCCGTGCTCTTCTCCTCCACGCTCATCTCCATCGGCACCGTcgaccgcctcggccgccggaaGCTCCTCATCAGCGGCGGGATCCAGATGATCGTCTGCCAGGTTGGCATCGCAATTAATCACAATGTACTACTACATCATTTTCATATACCACGGGCTAAAGAAAGAGTTCTCCCTGCTTGGATCATTGGACGCGTGCGTGCAGGTGATCGTGGCGGTGATCCTGGGCGTGAAGTTCGGGGCGGACAAGCAGCTGTCCCGGAGCTACTCGatcgcggtggtggtggtgatctGCCTGTTCGTGCTGGCGTTCGGGTGGTCGTGGGGCCCGCTGGGGTGGACGGTGCCGAGCGAGATCTTCCCGCTGGAGACGCGGTCGGCGGGGCAGAGCATCACGGTGGCCGTGAACCTGCTCTTCACCTTCGCCATCGCGCAGGCGTTCCTGTCGCTGTTGTGCGCCTTCAAGTTCggcatcttcctcttcttcgcggGGTGGATCACCGTCATGACCGTCTTCGTATACGTCTTCCTCCCGGAGACCAAGGGCGTGCCCATCGAGGAGATGGTGCTGCTCTGGCGCAAGCACTGGTTCTGGAAGAAGGTCATGCCGGACATGCCGCTTGAGGACGGCTGGGGCGCGGCTGGGGGTCACGCTGCCAATAACAGCCACAAGTGAAGAAGCATACGAGTGGTTTCATGTAGTACTCCCTAGATGACGAGGCAGAGTGAGCTGTAGGAGGAATGGAGGATGTTTATCATTGTATCCAGCTTATGTGAAAGTTGTATGTAGTTTCATGGTGTGCGTGGCGACAGCGGTAAAAGTGCAAGCATCTTCAgtcattctttttttcctcaCCTACATTACCATAGTTGCAGAGACATACACTTCATACTCATATCATGGCATAGGAAACAAAGGTAAAATATTCTTCAAAATTTGATGCTTTTTTGTCTATTTAAATTGAAAGAAAAATGCACATACTAAGTAGGAATTTCAAGGATCCCGTAGGTGACACGTAAACATGTTCTGAATTCACATAATACGGAGTAGAAACGTGTCGCTTCAGGACGATCCTAATTCGTTCTAAGCTTTTATCTAATCTACATACGACGGAGCATCACATAAACAACAGTGGGGGCATTGCTACAATCTTGACGATGACATATATAAGAAAGCGAGCGTACGCCTGTGGACGGCGGTCTACGGGAGCTGCTACGGCATCCTCCTCTCGTGCTCTGCTGGAGCTGAGGAGTTCGGAAGTGCTACGATTCGTCTTCCGGATTGCTCCGGGCTCATGCCGCCGCAGCCGTGGGCACTGGCGCGCGGCCGTCGTCAGGCGGCGCACGGATCGTCCGAGCGGCCCTCCCGCGGGTCTTCAGCAAGAGCACCGGGATGGGTAGCGATCGGGGATcaggcgcggccgcggcgaacGACGGGCCCGAGTATGCGGCCGGTAACGCCTGCTTCGCCTTCGTGGCGGCGCCCGTGGTAGCCACGGGTGCTTGCTCGGTTTCCTCCTCCGCCTGTGGGAGGACGGTCTGGTGCGCCGGGGTCGCCACGGGCTCTGCCTTtgccggcgcgccggcggcgtggtgctCTGCAGCCTCGGCATTCTTTGCCTCTGTGTCGGGAACACGCTTGTCTTCGGCTGCTGCAGGCTCGgcactcgccgccggcgcgccgctcTGCCCCGCGAACGCCACAGGTTCGTCCTCCTCCTTAGTCTGCTCGCCGCGTTCCACTGCGGCCGCCACAGTCCCAGCCTCCTCCGCCTTGGCGTCGCGCTGGCCCGCGGTCGTCACAGCATCAACCTTCTCCGCCTCTGAGCTGCTCTGCTCCGCGGCCGCCAGGGACTCATCCACCTTGTCCCGCACGCCGCAGTTCGCTGCGACCGCCACTCTCTCGTCCGTCCCCGCCAGCGCGCCGCGCAGGTCTGCAGGCTCGGCTTTCTCTGCCTGCGCGACGCTCGGCCCCGCGGCGGGGAGCGCCGCCGCGACCACGTGAGGGATCGGCTCCCCGCGCTTCAGGATCACGACGTTCTCCATGACGCGcttgtgcggcggcggcgagccagcCCCGGCCGCCGGGGGAGAcccgcgccggcgctgccgcccgTTCGCCCGCTCACGCGCCGCAACAGGCGGGGAAGCCGTGCCTGGAATCCGGctttcctgctgctgcttctgctgcaTTGGACGACGGGGAGCCGGtacgggcgcgggcgcggctcgCACGCCGCGGTGCGCCCCGAAGaacgcgcggccggcgaggcagTCCGTGGGCCGGGTGCACAGAGTTGCCATCCCGGCCGGCGCGGGGTGCTGGGCGACTTGTGTTTGGGGTTACCACCGGAGCGCGAGGGGACGATCGCCTTCGTCCGGTGTGTCGCCGGCGCTGAGCTCGAGGAAGCGGACGAAATCGTGGTGGCGAGGAGGCGGGCACGGCACGCGGATATATACCGGTGACACGGCGGCATGGCGCGTTGGAATCGGAGTCGGACTGGGGTCCACAGTCCAGACGTCCAGCGCGTGCTGGGTGGTTCTGCTTCTACCGTTCTACGCGGGCCCAGGGGCAAAACcgggaagagaaaaaaaatcgagGGGTTCGACTCATCCACTCCCCGCCGACTCGTGGGTGGGACCCGTGTGGGTTTAACGCTCTCCCCCCCTTCTCCATCCACTCCCCGACTGCTTGGGTCTCGACGTCGGCGCCCTCACCCCCGGCGGCGCGACACAGCAGACCAGGCCCCTTCTTCCGCCGGGCGGAATCTCCAATGTCCCTACCCGTACCTTGCTGGGAGTGCAGATCCATCGTTCGGATGTCGATCGGGTTCTTCTTTTGCCGGTAAGCAGCCCAAGCTCTCTTGTATGGATTGGCCTAGGGTTTCGTCCTAGGATTAGTCGTATTCTTTGCGGCGACTCTAATAAATGGGATCCGGAACCCATTCCTCCTCACCATATCAGTAGGATGTGGATGATTTGTATGCTTCGTGGTTCACCCCCCACTAATCCGACCTATCCACCCGTAGCTCGATTAGGTTCTTTCTTCAGCGCGCGGCATCAATCCCCTTTGGTTTCAAGAAGGATCAGGAACATCGTCCAGCCTTGGAGATACTTCCCCGCTCCGCTGCGTTTGATGCATCATTTCAGGATGGTAAATTCTTGATTCATAgtatttgccaaaaaaaaaacaatttcaGTTTATTGGCTGGCTCAAGCTTCGGCGGAGTGGTTCTTATGTTTGTGTTGATCTTTGCGTTCTCTGGTTTTGTAAGTGATGCTCAGTGCTTAGGCCCCTACTGAGCTGCTGctgtgggttttttttttcttctttgcgAAACGGAGGTGGATTTTATTAACAGGTTATAATCTGCTCTCACAAGGTGTACAAGAACTCCGAGCTAAAACATGTGCTCCTCAGTGAGAAATTTAACTTCCTGGATGAGAAAGGCGAGGCGACTTCTGTCCTCCAATGTCAAGTTCAAAGCATTGCAGACATTTTGACAATCCGATTCCAGTATTAGTGGTGAGTGTCTCCATTGGATAGCTAAGCTCAACCCCTCCTGGCAAGCAAGCAACTCGGCTTCCTTCGCATCGCCACACCTGAAGACAACTTGCCTGGCTGCCAGGACCACTTCACACTTTTCATAACGAgctgctgtggtggtggtgtaggTCGTGCTCAGTGTGTTATCCAGAGTGGTTTGTGTTTTCGCTGTGGTGGTGTGCTGATTGTGCTTTTTTCTTTCTAGAGGATATGACAACCAGCTTGATGGTTTCTAGATTAGAAAACTCGGGGGTTGAAGGCAATGAATAATTGCACGTTGGATTACCACAAATGACATTTGTTCTATAGCAAGCTGGAATTAAATCATTCATTTCCCGCTCATGCAGTACTTTGTCATCACCCACTCATTCGTCCAATAGAACTTACGATGGTTTAACCTTTTCAGGATTATCAACTGTCGGCTATGTTAGCATGGTTCTCTTTTTGTTATTTAGAGCAAGTTGTGTCGTCATGTTGTCACTACTGTTACTAGTAGTCTGCAGTGCAATAATGTCAGTACTTACTCCCTTCTCTCGCCACATGCGTGCATAACCTTTTCTAATTTCTTTATCCCATGGCTTATGAAGTTGACAAAACTCCTTCATATTTGATCTAATTCATGAAAGACCTATTCTTTTTGGTGAAATCCTCTAGGATTGAACGAATTCTTTGCTGTGAATCTAAGAAATGAGATCCGAAACCCTTTCTTTCTCACCATACCAGTAGGTTGTGGATGGTTTGTGTGCTGTGTGGTTCACCCACCCCCCACTAATCCGACCTAACCACCCGTAGTTCAATTAGGTCCTTCAGCGCACAACATCAATCCCCTTCAGTTTTAAGAAGGATCAAGATCTTCGTCCATCCTTGGAGACGTGTCCTGTCCGCTGCATTTGATGCATCATTTTCTGATGATAAATTCTTAATTTATAGTATTtgctcacaaaaaaaaaatccaatttcATATTTGCTTCATTGATGTGAGTGACTATAGTTGATGTAAGACAATATGACAACGAGCAGACAGGGCTGATGGTTTTTAGATTAGAAAACTTGGGGAGTGAAGGCAGTGAACAAGTGCACTCTGGATTACCAGCAATGGTATTTGTTCTATAGCAAGCTGGAACTAATTTGTTAACTACCTGCGCATGCAGTATTTTCTTGTCACCCGCAGATGCAGTATTTCCCCCAATAGAGCTTATAACGGTTTAACCTTTTATGGATTGTCAATGGTCGGCTGCGTTAGTGCAGCTCTCCTTTTGTCATTACTACCGTTACTAGTAGTCTATAGTGCATTTATTTCGGTATTGTGTTCATTACAAGAACACTTGCTGTTTTTACCACTCAACTTTACTATGTTCAATACACTTTTTGAAGTAGTGTTCAATACACTTTGTGTTGTGACAACAACATATAACTATATGTAACAATTTGTCAGGACCAGTCCTCTCAGTTTATTGGTGATGGAGCCTCCCATGAAGCATAAGCCCAGTGCTGTGCCAATCAACACTTCGGTGGAGGAACTGGAGTTAGAAGATAAAAGTGTAAGAAATGGCCAAAATATCTTGCATCCGTTTCCCGTCTTCCTTTTGAATTCACTGCAGCATGCTTGagcttattttctctctctGCAGATTGACTTTATGTTTCTGTATTTTGATGGTACCAATTGCTGTCCTTGTAGGCTGTGTTAGTCAAGCGCAGGAGGATTGAATTTTTGGGATCAATTGTCCAACCACAACAGGGCATTGAAGTTGACATGGAGCACAAAGTTGCTGATGATCTTCCAGTTGAAATTTCTACTGGGGACGATCCCATGGATGTGCTCATTGATTGTGCGATGCAGAGCTCTGGTGACGCGAATGGTTGTGGTAAGGGGAACATACTAAATGGCAATTAATACAATTAGGCTTTATGTGCTTTGGTTTCTTTCATTCTTGAAAGTTGGCCAGGAGGTATGGCATGCACATGAATGTAAATGCATCAACGTTCTTGCTTCTTCCTTGATCAGATATCTAAAGGtacacttcttttttttttccctgtaaTCTATTGTTTTTACTGAAATCCAGAGGTTATACAGGTAATCAACCAGCAAGGTTGAGACTGCCAAAAATATGCGCTGCAATTGGCTGGAAAGAGCCATCATTTGACTTTGAAGAACAAGGACCTCCTCATAACAAATTGTGAGTTTTCCTATTAACCGATGAATGTTACATTTAATGTGCATGCGCTTCCAATGTGTATAACACTGTTGTGTATTATGTTACCAAAAAAAGCTAAACCGTCAAGCGATATCCTGTGAGGCAGTATTTTCTGCGCCCCCCcacccacaccaccaccaccaccaccaaaaaaAAGATGAACCATAATGTTGTATACAATGTATTTTTATTGTAGATTTTAATGTTGCGATATATTATTATGTCAATGCTGGAATATGATCACTGCAAATGCATGAAAAGTACTCTAGCTGCATAAATTCACATACACAAGAGCAGTCCAGAACCGGGAAAATAGCTGAAGTTCCATAAGTAGAGGGTACCTGTAAGTTTGTGTCCTTTACGTAAGAAATATAGTCGCATGTAAAAACTATAAAGCTCTTTCCAATCTAGATGGCTGAAAGAAGAAACAAAGGTGAAAAGAAAGCAGCATTGTTTCTAAGAATAAAACAACCAAGTCATTGTTAGTACAGTACAAGAAATAAGAATATAATTAATTCAAAAAGAATGAAATGGAGAGCTGTCAAACTTTTCCAGAATTTCTGGTTACAGGAAACGGCAATGGGTtcattttttctccttttcttttttagccAGTATTCTAACCATGATTTCCACCTTTAACTCCTTAAGTAGCACCCGTAAAGTGGCCCAAATTTGGTTAGCGACCATCATTTGTCATCTATGTGATACAATAATTCATTGACTTTCCATGATAAACTGGTTGTTATTAGACTCAACTGTGGTAGAAATGGGAATGAATGATTTCTCCTGAACCCTGCAGATTCATTTGCAAGGTGACTGTCCACCTAGAGGGACTCGTCAACACTGTTATGGAGTGCTTCGGTGACCCCAAGCCTAAGAAGAAAGCTGCACAAGATCATGCTGCTCAAGCGGCACTGTGGTGCCTCGAGCGCTTTGGGCATGCCAAGTGATCTTCAGATGTGTCGCTACAAGCAGCGCGTCTGTCTGCACTCCTGCTGCTCTGTCTGACCAACCTTTGTTTCCGTTGCCATATGTACATGTCTCGTTTAACCTAGGGTCAGGTGGTATAGTTGTTCGTTCATTGGTGCTTAGCCGTGCTTGAACTTGTTGCTGGTGGCAGAATGTCAGCACCATCATCGTCGTCCTCTGTGGATCCCTCCCCGTGAGGAGTCATTTTGGCCTGGGCGCGTGGTTAAGAATTTCATTCCTGGGTAGTACATATCATGCTGTGACGATTGTTGTGGCATATCGATTATCCAATTGTCCTTGCAGTTGTGGGTACCTGACTGTCGCTTGATTTTGAATCCCGAGCCATGGCATGAGTTTTGGTTTACGCCCCGCCACCACCGGTGCCATTCTGCTGAACACcacgccgctgccaccgctgcctcctccaTATACCGGACCACGGCTGATATAGGTTCTCTTAAGCGAGGACGTTGGCATTACCCTTTGGCTCTCCACAATTCCACGCCCTACGTTGTTTGGGATAACCATATAAATTTCTTTCGTAGTGTAAACTTACGAGCCCTTGGTTCTTGCGATCTCTTGTTGAGGTACAGCAAAGTGATACCCCCTAGATCGCTCTTAAATTGCATGAGATGGTTAAGTTCCATCCACACAATTCAAGGTTGATGTTATTCGTGCTCAATTCAGTTCTTACATGTAAACTCACGTTTCCAACTCGTTCTAACCAGAGGAGCATGTCAATATACCAATGGCAAATAGATTTAACAAAATGCATATTTACTGTTTTAGTAGAAAAGGCCAAGTGGCCATTTTTAATGTCATGGAGCTCTCTCTGTTTTTGTTCATGACTGAAATATagttaaaaattaaaatatttcttGAGGTGGCATGTTTACACGACTGAAtctctgtcttttttttttgcgggtctTCTATTAGGTGACAACATAGGATTCTACATATACGATAATACTTAATAGCACTGCAATATCTTGTCATTGAAGATATCAGCAATTAAAATCCTTGGCTTTCTATTTAACTTCAGTGGCCAAAAATATGGAAAGCTTGCTAGACAATTACAGGCAAAGATCATATCCGCCGATAGCTAGTTTAGCATTAGTTCCCTGTTGCAATTGGTGGATAGGACTTACCTGTAAATGAGAAATTGCACCCCTACATGATGTTGGTCATTTCAACACTCTGCAATGCACAACTGGTGAACTGATTTGACAATGCTGCATTGAACTTCAGACACAGTTCCAACTCGTGCTCATGCTTTGCTGATAGAGTTAAGTAGTTAACTAAAAGTCAAAGACGCCAACCAAACTATACATTTAGATATGCCTGCCTCTAAGGCTCtaacatggaaaaaaaatcccaaaatGAGGGGTGTCCATCTATTTCAGAAACATTGAAAGAAATTTCTGAGTAGGATCACATCATAAGGGTCCTGTAAGTGCAGAACATACCATGACTGCAACCTGGTCATATGAAAAGTTCTAAATCATATCTTGCTTCTAAATTCACTATCTCCAAACTTCATAAATCATCTCTTGAATCTAAAGGAGAAAAATTGTGGCGACATTGCCTAGCTCTAAAACCAAATACTATCTGGCAGGATTTAGCACTGGGACAGCAGATATTGATAATTAATTTTGCTGTAGTCAACAAGATGAGTTTTTGACAGTTTGTGTTTACTCACCGGGGAAGGCGGTCTAGCAAATTTGTTGTCAAGGATTGCACTGCACGATCATAAGCAATCTCTGTTCTTTTGGCCAAATCATCCCAACTATAA encodes the following:
- the LOC101768651 gene encoding sugar transport protein 7, which translates into the protein MAGGGVAALGVNTERAAQYKGRMTLAVAMTCLVAAVGGAIFGYDIGISGGVTSMDPFLKKFFPAVYHRKNSGSQNNYCKYDNQGLAAFTSSLYLAGLVSSLAASPVTRNYGRKASIVCGGISFLVGATLNVAAVNLAMLILGRIMLGVGIGFGNQAVPLYLSEMAPAHLRGGLNMMFQLATTLGIFTANLINYGTQNIKPWGWRLSLGLAAAPAMLMTLGGLLLPETPNSLIERGRVEEGRRVLERIRGTADVDAEFTDMVEASELANTIEHPFRNILERRNRPQLVMAVCMPAFQILTGINSILFYAPVLFQSMGFGGNASLYSSVLTGAVLFSSTLISIGTVDRLGRRKLLISGGIQMIVCQVIVAVILGVKFGADKQLSRSYSIAVVVVICLFVLAFGWSWGPLGWTVPSEIFPLETRSAGQSITVAVNLLFTFAIAQAFLSLLCAFKFGIFLFFAGWITVMTVFVYVFLPETKGVPIEEMVLLWRKHWFWKKVMPDMPLEDGWGAAGGHAANNSHK
- the LOC101769056 gene encoding ribonuclease 3-like protein 1 isoform X2 — protein: MSLPVPCWECRSIVRMSIGFFFCRTSPLSLLVMEPPMKHKPSAVPINTSVEELELEDKSAVLVKRRRIEFLGSIVQPQQGIEVDMEHKVADDLPVEISTGDDPMDVLIDCAMQSSGDANGCGNQPARLRLPKICAAIGWKEPSFDFEEQGPPHNKLFICKVTVHLEGLVNTVMECFGDPKPKKKAAQDHAAQAALWCLERFGHAK
- the LOC101769056 gene encoding ribonuclease 3-like protein 1 isoform X3; this translates as MEPPMKHKPSAVPINTSVEELELEDKSAVLVKRRRIEFLGSIVQPQQGIEVDMEHKVADDLPVEISTGDDPMDVLIDCAMQSSGDANGCGNQPARLRLPKICAAIGWKEPSFDFEEQGPPHNKLFICKVTVHLEGLVNTVMECFGDPKPKKKAAQDHAAQAALWCLERFGHAK
- the LOC101769056 gene encoding ribonuclease 3-like protein 1 isoform X1: MVLFLLFRASCVVMLSLLLLVVCSAIMTSPLSLLVMEPPMKHKPSAVPINTSVEELELEDKSAVLVKRRRIEFLGSIVQPQQGIEVDMEHKVADDLPVEISTGDDPMDVLIDCAMQSSGDANGCGNQPARLRLPKICAAIGWKEPSFDFEEQGPPHNKLFICKVTVHLEGLVNTVMECFGDPKPKKKAAQDHAAQAALWCLERFGHAK